One Echeneis naucrates chromosome 16, fEcheNa1.1, whole genome shotgun sequence DNA window includes the following coding sequences:
- the slc25a18 gene encoding mitochondrial glutamate carrier 1 isoform X2 — protein sequence MVEKKVSLPAKLINGGVAGLVGVTCVFPIDLAKTRLQNQQGVQVYKGMLDCLAKTIRTEGYFGCYRGAAVNLTLVTPEKAIKLAANDVFRQKLSKDGTERHLPLWGEVLAGCGAGTCQVVVTTPMEMLKIQLQDAGRLAAQAASSGPAPSLVAPPSQARRTPPQRPSATGITVELLRTRGLAGLYRGAGATLMRDVPFSMIYFPLFANLNALGQERAGGQGAVQARSPFWQSFMAGCTAGSVAAIAVTPLDVIKTRLQTLQKGEGEDTYRGIIDCTRRIMKREGPSAFLKGATCRALVIAPLFGIAQGVYFLGVGEMVLGLLG from the exons ATGGTGGAGAAGAAAGTTAG CCTCCCTGCTAAGCTGATTAATGGGGGCGTGGCAGGCCTGGTTGGTGTGACATGTGTATTTCCTATTGACCTAGCCAAGACCCGCCTACAGAACCAGCAGGGCGTCCAAGTCTACAAAGGAAT GCTGGACTGCCTGGCAAAGACGATACGCACGGAGGGCTACTTTGGATGCTATAGAG GTGCTGCAGTCAATCTCACACTTGTTACACCAGAAAAAGCCATAAAGCTTGCTGCCAATGATGTCTTCAGGCAAAAGCTCTCAAAGGATGG AACTGAGAG GCATTTGCCCCTGTGGGGGGAGGTGCTGGCAGGATGTGGGGCTGGGACCTGTCAGGTGGTGGTCACTACGCCCATGGAGATGCTAAAAATCCAACTGCAAGAcgcaggaaggctcg cagctcaggctGCTTCATCTGGTCCAGCTCCATCGTTGGTGGCGCCCCCTTCACAGGCCCGGCGAACCCCTCCACAGCGACCCTCAGCCACTGGCATCACTGTGGAGCTGCTGAGGACCCGCGGCCTGGCTGGACTCTACAGGGGGGCAGGGGCTACTTTAATGAG GGATGTCCCTTTCTCGATGATTTATTTCCCGCTGTTTGCCAACCTGAATGCTCTGGGCCAGGAAAGAGCAGGTGGTCAGGGTGCTGTGCAGGCCCGGTCTCCATTCTGGCAGTCCTTTATGGCAGGCTGCACTGCAGGCTCCGTGGCAGCTATTGCCGTAACACCACTGGATG TAATAAAGACTCGTCTGCAGACCTTGCaaaaaggagagggggaggacaCATACAGAGGAATCATTGACTGCACAAG GCGCATCATGAAACGAGAGGGCCCATCAGCGTTCTTAAAGGGTGCCACATGTCGTGCTTTAGTCATAGCACCTCTTTTTGGCATTGCACAGGGAGTCTACTTTCTTGGGGTAGGAGAGATGGTGCTGGGTTTGCTGGGATAG
- the slc25a18 gene encoding mitochondrial glutamate carrier 1 isoform X1: MVEKKVSLPAKLINGGVAGLVGVTCVFPIDLAKTRLQNQQGVQVYKGMLDCLAKTIRTEGYFGCYRGAAVNLTLVTPEKAIKLAANDVFRQKLSKDGHLPLWGEVLAGCGAGTCQVVVTTPMEMLKIQLQDAGRLAAQRPVQTAAQAASSGPAPSLVAPPSQARRTPPQRPSATGITVELLRTRGLAGLYRGAGATLMRDVPFSMIYFPLFANLNALGQERAGGQGAVQARSPFWQSFMAGCTAGSVAAIAVTPLDVIKTRLQTLQKGEGEDTYRGIIDCTRRIMKREGPSAFLKGATCRALVIAPLFGIAQGVYFLGVGEMVLGLLG, encoded by the exons ATGGTGGAGAAGAAAGTTAG CCTCCCTGCTAAGCTGATTAATGGGGGCGTGGCAGGCCTGGTTGGTGTGACATGTGTATTTCCTATTGACCTAGCCAAGACCCGCCTACAGAACCAGCAGGGCGTCCAAGTCTACAAAGGAAT GCTGGACTGCCTGGCAAAGACGATACGCACGGAGGGCTACTTTGGATGCTATAGAG GTGCTGCAGTCAATCTCACACTTGTTACACCAGAAAAAGCCATAAAGCTTGCTGCCAATGATGTCTTCAGGCAAAAGCTCTCAAAGGATGG GCATTTGCCCCTGTGGGGGGAGGTGCTGGCAGGATGTGGGGCTGGGACCTGTCAGGTGGTGGTCACTACGCCCATGGAGATGCTAAAAATCCAACTGCAAGAcgcaggaaggctcg CTGCACAAAGGCCTgtgcaaacagcagctcaggctGCTTCATCTGGTCCAGCTCCATCGTTGGTGGCGCCCCCTTCACAGGCCCGGCGAACCCCTCCACAGCGACCCTCAGCCACTGGCATCACTGTGGAGCTGCTGAGGACCCGCGGCCTGGCTGGACTCTACAGGGGGGCAGGGGCTACTTTAATGAG GGATGTCCCTTTCTCGATGATTTATTTCCCGCTGTTTGCCAACCTGAATGCTCTGGGCCAGGAAAGAGCAGGTGGTCAGGGTGCTGTGCAGGCCCGGTCTCCATTCTGGCAGTCCTTTATGGCAGGCTGCACTGCAGGCTCCGTGGCAGCTATTGCCGTAACACCACTGGATG TAATAAAGACTCGTCTGCAGACCTTGCaaaaaggagagggggaggacaCATACAGAGGAATCATTGACTGCACAAG GCGCATCATGAAACGAGAGGGCCCATCAGCGTTCTTAAAGGGTGCCACATGTCGTGCTTTAGTCATAGCACCTCTTTTTGGCATTGCACAGGGAGTCTACTTTCTTGGGGTAGGAGAGATGGTGCTGGGTTTGCTGGGATAG